One window of Peteryoungia desertarenae genomic DNA carries:
- a CDS encoding ferredoxin--NADP reductase, with protein MNAPVKTDNAELIVPEGVYAETVLSVTHYTDRLFRFRMTRPAGFRFRSGEFAMIGLMVESKPIYRAYSIASPSWDEELEFFSIKVPDGPLTQHLQKIKPGDKVLMRKKPTGTLVLDALTPGKRLYMFSTGTGIAPFASLIRDPETYEKFEEVILTHTCRDVAELKYGFDLVEEIKNHEFLAELVGDKLKHYATVTREDYPFKGRITDLMESGKLFADLGVPPLDPSTDRGMICGSTAMLKDTKTILEQAGLTEGANNKPAEFVIERAFVG; from the coding sequence ATGAATGCTCCTGTGAAGACCGACAACGCCGAACTGATCGTGCCCGAAGGCGTTTATGCCGAAACGGTGCTAAGCGTGACGCACTATACCGACCGCCTGTTCCGCTTCCGCATGACCCGCCCCGCCGGCTTCCGCTTCCGCTCGGGCGAGTTTGCGATGATTGGCCTGATGGTCGAGAGCAAGCCGATCTACCGCGCCTATTCCATCGCAAGTCCATCCTGGGACGAGGAACTCGAATTCTTCTCGATCAAGGTTCCTGACGGCCCGCTGACCCAGCATCTGCAGAAGATTAAGCCGGGCGACAAGGTGCTGATGCGCAAGAAGCCGACCGGCACGCTGGTGCTGGATGCGCTCACCCCCGGCAAGCGCCTCTACATGTTCTCGACCGGCACCGGTATTGCGCCCTTTGCCAGCCTGATCCGCGATCCCGAGACCTATGAAAAGTTCGAGGAAGTCATCCTCACCCATACCTGTCGCGACGTGGCGGAGCTGAAATACGGCTTCGATCTGGTTGAGGAAATCAAGAACCATGAATTCCTGGCCGAACTGGTCGGCGACAAGCTGAAGCATTACGCAACGGTGACCCGCGAAGACTATCCATTCAAGGGGCGCATCACTGATCTGATGGAAAGCGGGAAACTCTTCGCGGACCTGGGTGTACCACCGCTGGACCCTTCGACTGACCGTGGGATGATCTGCGGCTCGACGGCCATGCTGAAGGATACGAAGACGATCCTTGAGCAGGCAGGCCTCACCGAAGGCGCCAACAACAAGCCGGCCGAATTCGTCATCGAACGCGCCTTCGTTGGCTGA
- a CDS encoding GntR family transcriptional regulator gives MTESGSPLSHLAYLALENALVTLELAPGALVTEKQLIARSGHGRTPVREAIQKLEWQGLIVVRPRVGLQVAEIRPQDHRQIMEVRHKLEPMAAGLAASNATPEQREGLMDCARAMTSAAATGDYGGFLTADKQFDEILEASCPNPFLIAALAPLQTHSRRLWFAARSPEKMDRSVSLHVAVIRAIQQQDADQARQMMERLISDLTET, from the coding sequence ATGACTGAGTCCGGAAGCCCTTTGAGTCACCTCGCTTATCTGGCGCTGGAAAATGCGCTTGTGACCCTTGAGCTTGCACCAGGTGCATTGGTCACGGAGAAGCAGCTCATTGCCCGCTCCGGTCACGGGCGAACCCCTGTTCGCGAGGCTATTCAGAAGCTGGAATGGCAGGGGCTCATTGTTGTCCGACCAAGGGTCGGACTGCAGGTGGCAGAAATCCGTCCGCAGGATCATCGCCAGATCATGGAGGTGCGACACAAGCTGGAACCAATGGCGGCCGGCCTGGCCGCGTCGAACGCAACACCTGAGCAAAGGGAGGGCTTGATGGATTGTGCACGTGCGATGACATCAGCCGCTGCGACCGGCGATTACGGCGGGTTTCTGACTGCTGACAAGCAGTTTGACGAGATACTTGAGGCTTCCTGCCCCAATCCGTTTCTCATTGCTGCTCTGGCTCCCCTGCAGACCCATTCACGCAGGCTGTGGTTTGCAGCTCGCAGCCCGGAGAAAATGGACCGTTCTGTCTCTCTGCATGTCGCGGTCATTCGCGCAATTCAGCAACAGGACGCAGACCAAGCGCGACAGATGATGGAGAGACTGATTTCCGATCTCACTGAAACGTGA
- a CDS encoding dihydrodipicolinate synthase family protein, producing MWKGVYPAVTTKFTTDGGLDLAEMERCFALQFEAGVDGMIVCGSLGENMALEPDEKLEILRVAKSVSNGKPVLMTICESATRRAAAAAAAAAKAGADGFMILPGVPYKSSPRETLNHISSVASAGSLPVMVYNNPVSYGVDVSIAMFEELAKNDLIVAMKESTDDVRRVTDVINAFGSRFDVFTGVDNLALESLVVGADGWVAGLVVAFPKETVAIYRLVKAGRIEEALAVYRWFRPLLDLDVSTFLVQQIKLSEVLAIGSNDRVREPRLPLEGEHRARVVAVIERALATRPTLPAF from the coding sequence ATGTGGAAAGGTGTTTATCCGGCCGTAACGACGAAGTTCACGACCGACGGGGGGCTTGATCTGGCAGAAATGGAACGCTGCTTTGCGCTTCAGTTTGAAGCTGGCGTTGATGGCATGATCGTCTGCGGGTCGCTGGGCGAAAACATGGCGCTCGAACCGGATGAGAAACTGGAGATTCTTCGGGTCGCGAAATCGGTTTCCAACGGGAAGCCCGTCCTGATGACGATATGCGAGAGTGCGACCCGCAGAGCTGCCGCGGCGGCGGCAGCAGCCGCCAAGGCAGGTGCCGATGGTTTCATGATCCTGCCCGGGGTTCCTTACAAATCTTCACCGCGCGAGACCCTAAACCACATCTCCTCTGTTGCTTCGGCAGGCTCGCTGCCGGTGATGGTCTACAACAACCCGGTGTCCTACGGCGTGGATGTCTCCATTGCGATGTTCGAGGAACTGGCCAAAAACGACCTGATCGTTGCCATGAAGGAATCGACCGACGACGTGCGTCGGGTTACTGACGTAATCAACGCCTTCGGCTCGCGTTTCGATGTCTTTACGGGTGTCGACAATCTGGCTCTGGAAAGCCTTGTTGTTGGGGCGGATGGATGGGTCGCAGGCCTCGTCGTCGCCTTTCCGAAGGAGACGGTTGCGATCTATCGACTGGTGAAGGCCGGACGTATCGAGGAAGCGCTTGCGGTCTATCGATGGTTCCGTCCGCTGCTTGATCTCGACGTCTCTACATTCCTTGTCCAGCAGATCAAGCTCTCGGAAGTGCTTGCAATCGGCTCCAATGACCGGGTCCGCGAACCACGCCTGCCACTGGAAGGAGAACATAGGGCGCGCGTCGTGGCAGTGATCGAAAGAGCCCTTGCGACACGTCCGACACTGCCGGCATTTTGA
- a CDS encoding ABC transporter permease, producing the protein MLFEAIKLAFRAISRNLLRSFLTVLGVVIGVAAVIAMVTIGNGTTAQVTAEISKLGTNLLFVRPGQYGPGRAGLDAKRFTVRDIEAIKEQIPGLRAVAGVNQSSQTVVYGGESRATSIVGSGAGYLIAQNWELDHGRNFLPSEERGGQSVCIIGETVRSALFGSTPAIDQSIRVGSISCKVIGTLIRKGQSGMGSDQDDVVIMPLKVFQRRISGSPDVSSLMLSAEDGVSTAKIQGSVELLLRERRKISGGREDDFTVNDMTQMAATLTGTTTLLTGLLGAVAAVSLLVGGIGIMNIMLVSVTERTREIGIRLAIGALEKQVLTQFLIEAVTLSVFGGVVGILLGLSIAYGGVQLMGVPFVVSPLIVFLAFAFSAAIGMIFGYFPARRAAQMNPIEALRHE; encoded by the coding sequence ATGCTGTTTGAAGCCATCAAGCTCGCTTTCAGGGCGATCAGCCGCAACCTGTTGCGGTCATTCCTGACCGTGCTTGGTGTTGTGATCGGCGTTGCGGCAGTGATTGCGATGGTGACAATCGGCAATGGCACGACTGCCCAGGTAACGGCCGAAATATCCAAGCTGGGCACCAATCTCCTTTTTGTCCGCCCTGGACAATATGGACCCGGTCGCGCGGGTCTGGACGCCAAACGTTTTACGGTCCGGGATATTGAGGCAATCAAGGAACAGATCCCGGGGCTGCGCGCCGTTGCGGGGGTCAATCAGTCCAGTCAGACCGTTGTCTATGGTGGAGAAAGCCGGGCGACCAGCATTGTCGGGTCCGGTGCCGGTTACCTGATTGCCCAGAATTGGGAACTAGATCATGGCCGCAATTTCCTTCCATCTGAGGAGCGCGGCGGACAATCGGTCTGCATCATCGGCGAAACCGTTCGATCTGCGCTTTTTGGCTCGACCCCTGCAATTGATCAATCCATCCGCGTTGGCAGCATTTCCTGCAAAGTGATTGGTACCCTGATCCGCAAAGGTCAGAGCGGCATGGGCAGTGATCAGGACGATGTCGTCATCATGCCGCTCAAGGTCTTCCAACGGCGGATTAGCGGGTCTCCCGATGTTTCAAGCCTGATGCTCTCGGCAGAAGACGGCGTATCAACCGCAAAAATCCAGGGCAGTGTCGAACTGCTGCTGCGAGAACGCCGAAAAATCAGTGGTGGTCGTGAGGACGATTTCACCGTCAACGACATGACACAAATGGCCGCGACGCTGACGGGGACGACAACGCTTCTGACGGGACTTCTGGGTGCCGTCGCTGCTGTTTCGCTGCTCGTCGGAGGCATCGGCATCATGAACATCATGTTGGTGTCAGTGACCGAGCGCACACGCGAGATCGGCATTCGACTTGCCATTGGGGCGCTTGAAAAACAGGTCCTGACGCAGTTCCTGATAGAAGCTGTCACGCTTTCGGTGTTCGGCGGCGTGGTTGGGATCCTGCTCGGGCTCTCCATTGCCTATGGGGGGGTCCAGTTGATGGGTGTGCCGTTCGTCGTCAGCCCGCTGATTGTTTTCCTGGCTTTCGCGTTTTCGGCAGCCATCGGCATGATCTTTGGTTACTTCCCGGCGCGAAGAGCCGCACAAATGAATCCCATCGAAGCCTTGCGGCACGAATAG
- a CDS encoding ABC transporter ATP-binding protein yields the protein MQDVTPSPPLIEFRQISKTYGRGEATIRALDGLDLTINRGEFVAIMGPSGSGKSTAMNILGCLDVPTSGTYLFQGLDTTGFDRSQYTLLRRHMLGFVFQGFNLLARTSAVENVELPLIYRDMDSRGRRALAMQALEQVGLAGRENHTTQELSGGQQQRVAIARAIVTNPAILLADEPTGNLDTKTSREIMDLITALNHDKGITVIMVTHEDDIAAYAKRVLRFVDGHLQSDSIATGGESSHAV from the coding sequence ATGCAGGATGTAACGCCATCTCCTCCCCTGATCGAGTTCAGACAGATTTCGAAAACCTATGGTCGGGGAGAGGCGACGATCCGTGCGCTCGACGGCCTTGATCTTACGATCAACCGAGGCGAATTCGTTGCAATCATGGGGCCATCGGGATCAGGCAAATCGACGGCGATGAACATCCTTGGCTGTCTCGATGTGCCGACGTCTGGCACCTATCTGTTTCAAGGGCTTGATACGACAGGCTTCGACCGCTCCCAATACACATTGTTGCGGCGCCATATGCTGGGATTCGTGTTCCAGGGATTCAATCTGCTGGCCCGCACGTCCGCCGTGGAGAATGTCGAATTGCCTTTGATCTACAGGGACATGGACAGCCGTGGTCGTCGCGCCCTGGCAATGCAAGCTTTGGAACAGGTGGGGCTCGCGGGTCGGGAGAACCATACCACGCAAGAGCTGTCTGGCGGGCAGCAGCAGCGCGTCGCGATCGCACGCGCGATCGTTACCAATCCCGCCATATTGCTGGCGGACGAACCGACCGGTAATCTCGATACGAAGACGAGCCGCGAGATCATGGACCTGATCACGGCCCTCAACCACGACAAAGGCATTACCGTCATCATGGTTACCCATGAGGACGACATTGCCGCTTATGCGAAGCGCGTTCTGCGTTTTGTCGACGGACATCTTCAGTCCGATAGTATCGCCACGGGCGGGGAGAGCAGCCATGCTGTTTGA
- a CDS encoding efflux RND transporter periplasmic adaptor subunit produces MILQADQEKHDPLTSTEDLKALIGAPRARRFKWIRFFLGVCLVAAAGATYLYLGQDTTHVYRSEAAKRGDLTVSVTATGSVEPTVRVDVSSEQSGTVREVLVDFNSRVGKGDIVARLDNARFEADLKGAEAALLTARANVTKADADMLAAKARFERLQGLVTNRVSSEQELDSARFTYQAAQASKAAAEASVLSAQATLEQAKLNLSKTVIVSPIDGVILSRNVDPGATVAASLEAPTLFTIAGDLREMELQVSIDEADVGQVQVGQKAEFTVDAFPDQQFPAKITAIRYVSETVNDVVTYKGILAVRNDDLLLRQGMTATADIIVQSITDAILIPNAALRYTPPTLEIEEESSGFSLFGPPRTRSIAPPEPVGTERTVWLLRNDMPVAINIEIGASDGQNTVVVSGNIQEGDLLITDSSETGR; encoded by the coding sequence TTGATTTTGCAAGCCGACCAAGAAAAACATGATCCCCTCACGAGCACCGAAGACTTGAAGGCACTGATCGGCGCCCCGCGTGCCAGGCGTTTTAAGTGGATACGGTTCTTCTTAGGGGTATGTCTGGTTGCTGCGGCAGGAGCGACATATCTGTATCTCGGCCAGGATACGACCCATGTGTACCGAAGCGAAGCCGCAAAACGTGGCGATCTGACGGTCTCTGTCACCGCGACCGGTTCGGTCGAGCCAACCGTGCGGGTGGACGTGTCCAGTGAACAGTCCGGAACTGTGCGTGAGGTCCTGGTCGATTTCAATTCACGCGTCGGCAAAGGCGATATCGTCGCGCGTCTCGACAATGCAAGATTCGAAGCGGATCTGAAGGGCGCGGAAGCTGCTTTACTGACGGCAAGAGCCAATGTCACCAAGGCGGACGCCGACATGTTGGCGGCGAAGGCTCGGTTTGAACGGCTGCAGGGGCTGGTCACCAATCGTGTGTCCAGTGAGCAGGAACTCGATTCGGCGCGGTTCACCTACCAGGCTGCCCAGGCCAGCAAGGCGGCAGCCGAGGCAAGCGTGCTCTCGGCACAAGCGACGCTGGAGCAGGCAAAACTCAACCTCTCCAAGACCGTGATCGTCTCGCCGATCGACGGAGTTATCCTGTCGCGGAATGTGGATCCGGGGGCAACGGTTGCAGCATCGCTTGAAGCCCCGACGCTGTTTACGATTGCCGGCGATCTGCGCGAGATGGAGTTGCAGGTCTCGATTGACGAAGCGGATGTGGGTCAAGTGCAGGTCGGACAGAAAGCAGAATTCACAGTTGACGCCTTCCCCGACCAGCAATTTCCCGCCAAGATCACCGCCATTCGATACGTCTCGGAAACTGTAAATGACGTCGTGACCTATAAGGGCATACTGGCCGTCCGTAATGATGATCTTTTGCTCCGCCAGGGGATGACGGCTACGGCAGACATCATCGTCCAGTCGATCACGGATGCGATCCTTATTCCCAACGCGGCGCTTCGCTATACACCGCCCACCCTGGAGATCGAGGAAGAAAGCAGTGGCTTCAGTCTGTTCGGCCCTCCCCGAACCCGTTCGATAGCACCTCCGGAACCTGTCGGAACCGAACGTACCGTCTGGCTGCTGCGCAACGATATGCCCGTGGCCATCAATATTGAGATCGGCGCGAGCGACGGTCAGAATACAGTCGTTGTCAGCGGCAATATCCAGGAGGGCGATCTGCTGATCACGGATTCGTCCGAGACAGGTCGCTGA
- a CDS encoding cytochrome c biogenesis CcdA family protein, producing the protein MSIADISLFTALLAGALSFLSPCVLPLVPPYLCYMAGISVDQFRDGTAAVNRDARRTVFITSLVFTLGFATVFVALGAGASTIGMLLRQHMDILAKIGGLIIIIMGLNFLGVFRLAFLSSEMRFASGGKPATISGAYVMGLAFAFGWTPCIGPVLGAILGVAAARETVGDGAMLLAIYSLGLAVPFWIAAGFSGAFMRFLTRFRRHLGLVEKAMGGLLVVTGLAFMMGYISDLAIWFQQTFPILSQIG; encoded by the coding sequence TTGTCGATAGCAGACATTTCCCTCTTTACGGCCTTGCTAGCTGGCGCTCTGTCATTCCTGTCGCCTTGCGTTTTGCCGCTGGTGCCACCTTACCTTTGCTACATGGCGGGTATATCGGTCGACCAGTTTCGTGACGGAACCGCCGCCGTCAACCGCGATGCAAGGCGCACCGTGTTCATAACATCGCTTGTCTTCACTCTCGGTTTTGCAACTGTTTTCGTTGCGCTGGGGGCAGGGGCTTCCACGATCGGCATGCTGCTGCGGCAGCATATGGATATTCTGGCCAAGATCGGCGGGCTGATCATCATCATCATGGGGCTCAACTTCCTCGGCGTGTTCCGTCTTGCCTTCCTCTCCTCCGAGATGCGCTTTGCAAGCGGTGGCAAGCCGGCGACCATTTCGGGTGCCTATGTGATGGGCTTGGCCTTTGCCTTTGGCTGGACACCCTGCATCGGTCCGGTGCTTGGCGCGATCCTGGGCGTCGCCGCCGCCCGCGAAACCGTGGGAGATGGCGCCATGCTGCTTGCCATTTATTCCCTGGGACTTGCCGTTCCATTCTGGATCGCCGCCGGCTTTTCCGGCGCCTTCATGCGTTTCCTCACGCGTTTCCGCCGCCATCTCGGACTGGTGGAAAAGGCGATGGGTGGTCTCCTGGTGGTCACCGGGCTTGCATTCATGATGGGCTATATCTCGGATCTCGCAATCTGGTTTCAGCAGACCTTTCCAATCCTGTCGCAAATCGGCTAA
- a CDS encoding AEC family transporter → MADIVALVMPFFGMILLGYVSGRLGKLSADALGWLNFLIIYIALPALFFKLVSRTPIEQLTRIDFIAAALAATYSIFVFVFLIGRFIRGSNIPESTLQSLAACYGNIGYMGPGLALLAFGEEAAVPVALVFCFENAMHFIAAPALMAFAGGDKRPPLILAWDVIRKIITHPFIIATAVGFAAAAIEFQPPLALQRLIDNFAQAAAPCALFAMGVTLALRPLKRIPVEISYIVPIKLVLHPILVYVVLSFVGDFDPLWVYVAVLLASLPTATNVFVIGQQYGVWQERASATIMITTVLSVLSVSLVLYAIKSGLLPPDLFP, encoded by the coding sequence ATGGCTGACATCGTTGCGCTGGTTATGCCGTTCTTCGGCATGATTCTTTTGGGATATGTGTCGGGACGTTTGGGCAAGCTCTCAGCCGATGCATTGGGTTGGCTGAATTTCCTGATTATCTACATCGCCTTGCCGGCTCTCTTCTTCAAGCTCGTGTCCCGTACACCGATCGAACAGCTCACCCGTATTGATTTCATTGCCGCCGCCCTTGCCGCGACCTATTCGATCTTTGTCTTCGTTTTTCTGATTGGTCGTTTCATCAGAGGTTCGAACATACCCGAATCGACGTTGCAGTCTCTCGCTGCATGTTACGGCAATATCGGTTACATGGGGCCTGGTCTGGCGCTTCTGGCCTTTGGCGAAGAAGCTGCTGTGCCCGTCGCCCTCGTATTCTGTTTCGAAAATGCCATGCACTTTATCGCCGCCCCTGCCTTGATGGCCTTTGCCGGCGGTGACAAGCGACCACCGCTGATTCTGGCTTGGGATGTGATCCGCAAGATCATCACCCATCCGTTCATCATCGCGACAGCGGTCGGCTTTGCCGCAGCAGCTATCGAGTTCCAGCCGCCTCTGGCTCTGCAAAGGCTTATCGACAATTTCGCCCAGGCGGCGGCGCCCTGCGCACTCTTTGCCATGGGCGTCACGCTCGCATTGCGGCCATTGAAACGGATTCCGGTCGAGATCAGCTACATCGTGCCGATCAAGCTCGTCCTGCACCCGATTCTCGTCTATGTCGTGTTGAGCTTTGTCGGAGATTTCGATCCGCTTTGGGTCTATGTCGCTGTTTTGCTGGCGTCCTTGCCCACGGCAACAAACGTCTTCGTCATCGGCCAGCAATATGGTGTTTGGCAGGAACGCGCCTCCGCCACCATCATGATCACCACAGTCCTTTCGGTCCTGTCCGTGTCGCTCGTGCTATATGCGATCAAGAGCGGCCTGCTACCGCCGGACCTTTTTCCGTAG
- a CDS encoding UbiH/UbiF family hydroxylase: MSEIDIAVVGAGPAGSIAAIALARGGRKIALIGPDNSVADKRTTALMYPSLEMLQRLGLWDALRPATAPLTTMQIIDGTKRLLRAPTVAFRSAEIDLPAFGHNIPNAELLKVLQAAIEREPNIIRLSADASRIDIDDEGVFIELSTGQAVQAAFVVGADGKRSMTRESAGVGTHSWSYPQTAVVLNFSHSVSHQNVSTEFHTETGPFTQVPLPGMRSSLVWVVTPQEAADLLALDRDKLSLAIEKRMQSMLGKVDVEDGAQAWPLSGMTARQYGKGRSAFIGEAGHAFPPIGAQGLNLSLRDVAALEEVLIDRSGVPIDAKAGESFDRRRRLDIASRTASVDLLNRSLLSPFLPVQMLRASGLQLLASFAPLRNFVMQEGVAPGRGFRRFPDMLRKKVRR, translated from the coding sequence ATGTCGGAGATCGATATCGCTGTTGTTGGTGCCGGGCCTGCGGGCTCCATTGCTGCGATTGCGCTGGCACGGGGTGGTCGGAAGATCGCTCTCATCGGACCGGACAACAGCGTAGCGGACAAACGCACAACGGCACTGATGTATCCGTCCCTGGAAATGCTGCAGCGTCTCGGGCTTTGGGATGCGCTTCGCCCCGCAACTGCGCCGCTGACCACCATGCAGATTATAGATGGTACGAAACGCTTGTTGCGTGCCCCCACGGTCGCGTTTCGAAGCGCCGAAATCGATCTGCCGGCTTTCGGCCACAACATACCGAATGCAGAGCTTTTGAAGGTCCTGCAGGCGGCCATCGAACGGGAACCCAACATCATCCGTTTGTCGGCGGACGCTTCGCGGATCGACATCGATGATGAAGGCGTCTTCATTGAGCTTTCGACCGGTCAAGCGGTTCAAGCCGCTTTCGTGGTCGGCGCGGATGGCAAGCGCTCGATGACAAGGGAGAGCGCGGGCGTTGGGACGCATTCGTGGTCCTATCCGCAAACGGCTGTTGTGCTGAATTTTTCGCACAGCGTTTCGCACCAGAATGTCTCAACCGAGTTTCATACAGAAACCGGCCCGTTCACGCAGGTCCCCTTGCCGGGTATGCGATCCAGCCTTGTCTGGGTGGTGACGCCACAGGAGGCGGCAGATCTGCTTGCACTTGATCGAGACAAACTCTCGCTCGCCATCGAAAAGCGCATGCAGTCCATGCTGGGCAAAGTCGACGTGGAGGATGGCGCTCAGGCATGGCCACTTTCGGGCATGACCGCGCGGCAGTATGGCAAGGGCCGGTCAGCCTTCATCGGCGAGGCCGGGCATGCCTTCCCGCCAATCGGCGCCCAGGGTCTCAATCTCAGTCTGCGCGACGTGGCAGCACTCGAGGAGGTGCTCATCGATCGCAGCGGCGTACCGATTGACGCCAAGGCCGGGGAAAGCTTCGACCGCCGACGCCGCCTCGATATCGCCAGCCGGACGGCAAGCGTCGATCTTCTCAACCGCTCGCTTCTGTCGCCATTCCTGCCAGTCCAGATGTTGCGCGCCAGCGGCCTTCAACTGCTGGCCTCCTTTGCACCCCTCAGGAATTTCGTGATGCAGGAGGGCGTGGCGCCCGGCCGGGGCTTCCGCCGGTTTCCGGACATGCTACGGAAAAAGGTCCGGCGGTAG
- the pcsA gene encoding phosphatidylcholine synthase gives MKIFNYRRVPYAEIRAFSVHILTASGSFLAFLGVVAAAEKQFVDMFWWLGLALLVDGIDGPIARKVRVKEVLPNWSGDTLDNIIDYVTYVLLPAFALYQSGMIGEGWSFVAAGLIVVSSAIYYADMGMKTDEYFFSGFPVVWNMLVFTLFVIDASEVTAFVVVLVSVVFTFLPINFLHPVRVKRLRKLNLGIFLVWCALGGYALLLHFETPSWVVVGMILSSIYLYAIGAVMQLFPKLGQKAV, from the coding sequence ATGAAAATCTTCAACTATCGGCGGGTGCCCTATGCGGAAATACGGGCCTTTTCGGTTCATATCCTAACGGCATCCGGCTCATTCCTGGCCTTTCTTGGCGTGGTCGCCGCAGCAGAAAAGCAGTTCGTTGACATGTTCTGGTGGTTGGGGCTGGCACTCTTGGTAGATGGCATAGACGGTCCAATTGCACGCAAGGTGCGGGTAAAAGAGGTTCTACCGAACTGGTCCGGCGATACTCTCGATAACATTATCGACTATGTAACATATGTCCTGCTTCCGGCCTTTGCTCTCTATCAAAGCGGCATGATCGGGGAAGGGTGGTCTTTCGTCGCTGCAGGTCTGATTGTGGTATCCAGTGCCATTTACTATGCAGATATGGGCATGAAGACGGATGAGTATTTCTTCTCGGGCTTTCCGGTTGTCTGGAATATGCTCGTTTTCACGCTTTTTGTTATTGATGCCAGTGAAGTGACGGCCTTTGTTGTCGTGCTAGTGTCAGTGGTATTCACTTTCCTTCCGATAAACTTCCTACACCCGGTCCGCGTTAAGCGACTACGAAAACTCAATCTCGGTATTTTCCTCGTGTGGTGTGCACTGGGCGGCTATGCACTTTTGCTGCATTTCGAGACGCCATCCTGGGTGGTCGTGGGCATGATCCTTTCTTCGATATACCTCTATGCCATCGGTGCGGTCATGCAACTCTTCCCCAAGCTTGGACAGAAGGCAGTTTGA